TTACGGATTTTGAATTTTCCAGTTGCCGCATCGTAACTAGTAACACTATAGGCATGTCTATCAACTACGCCATAATTTGCACCATTAATAAAGCCAGCAGTTAAGACTTTGTTGGAATTGACTAAATCAATTAGCTGAGTTTTGGTCATGCTAGTAACTTGTTGTTTAGTTGCATCCAAGCCAGTTACTTGACGGGTTACATAATCCATCCATCCTCCGTCAATAGAACTGTAAGCATTTTTAGTATAGCCAGGACGACTCCAACCTGATTCAGCCAATTGAGCGTAGGCTTTTTCTGCCAGGGCTACCCACAATTCATTAGTAGAATTGTTGTAAGAACTACCATAGCTAGCATAAATTAAACGTCCGTAAGCATCAGTTGGTAAATATCGATCAACTGTGACATAGTTGGCTACACCATTATTGAAGAAACGAACAGTGAAGGTATTATCACCATTGTCAATAAACATATTTTGGATATAGTTTGGCTTTTCCTGAGCTATGGAAGATAGGGTAGCCAGATAATAACAATCTCCCAAAGTCCCTTGCTTAATATCATCTGCACTAACACCATTTTGGAATAAAGAGCCACTGATTGTTTGATAGGTGGTACTATTGGATGCTGTGGGGCGATCGCTTCCTAAAAACCACTTACCAATCAATTTTTCCATCTGTGCAGCACTACTACTAGCATAGAGGTTTCCTAATGTTGTTTGAGTTGCGCTACCCCCAGTCCACCATTGGTTCGCTGTATTCCCATTCACTACATTGTCTGACAGAACACGAACATAATCTAGCATGGTAAAGCGGCTGGCATTACTAACAATAGTGCGAAGATCAACTAATTCAGTCGCATCAATAACGCTACTATCTTCACTATCACGGAACAGAGAAATCATATCATTTCTACTTAAATTCCCGTCTAATGCGAGAGAGCGAGTTAAATTAATCAATCCTGCATCTTTCAAATTTTGACTATACCAGTCATTATTAATCCCTTGCACTGTAATAGCAGTGGTAAAAATATTATTGATTTCATTACTTTCAGCAACATAAGCATAACCATCAGCTTGATGAAGCAGATAATAATTACCAGCAGCAGTGGTCTTTGCAATGCTGACTGTAACCGATTCAGAACTCACAGCACCAGCAGCAAGACTGGTAACGTAGTCGTAGTTTAAGAACAGATCATCACTGCTATAAGTAGCATCTTTGGAGAGATAAAACTTGCTGTAGCTAGAACCTGCACTCACATTACCTTGGTTCTTGATTTGATAGTTAATTTGGATGGTACTACCAACTGTTGCACTACTTGGCGCAGAGACATTTTGAAGTATTAAGTCTGGTGCAGGTGTAGTAAGAGAAATAGCACTGGCAAAAATATTATTGATTTCATTACTTTCAGCAACATAAGCATAACCATCAGCTTGATGAAGCAGATAATAATTACCAGCAGCAGTGGTCTTTGCAATGCTGACTGTAACCGATTCAGAACTCACAGCACCAGCAGCAAGACTGGTAACGTAGTCGTAGTTTAAGAACAGATCATCACTGCTATAAGTAGCATCTTTGGAGAGATAAAACTTGCTGTAGCTAGAACCTGCACTCACATTACCTTGGTTCTTGATTTGATAGTTAATTTGGATGGTACTACCAACTGTTGCACTACTTGGCGCAGAGACATTTTGAAGTATTAAGTCTGGTGCAGGTGTAGTAAGAGAAATAGCACTGGCAAAAATATTATTGATTTCATTACTTTCAGCAACATAAGCATAACCATCAGCTTGATGAAGCAGATAATAATTACCAGCAGCAGTGGTCTTTGCAATGCTGACTGTAACCGATTCAGAACTCACAGCACCAGCAGCAAGACTGGTAACGTAGTCGTAGTTTAAGAACAGATCATCACTGCTATAAGTAGCATCTTTGGAGAGATAAAACTTGCTGTAGCTAGAACCTGCACTCACATTACCTTGGTTCTTGATTTGATAGTTAATTTGGATGGTACTACCAACTGTTGCAGTCGTTGGCGCAGAGACATTTTGAAGTATTAAGTCTGGTGCAGGTGTAGTAAGAGAAATAGCACTGGCAAAAATATTATTGATTTCATTACTTTCAGCAACATAAGCATAACCATCAGCTTGATGAAGCAGATAATAATTACCAGCAATAGTGCTATTAGCAATAGTGACTGTAACTGATTCAGAACTTACACCACCGGCTGCAAGACTGGTAACGTAGTCGTAGTTCAAGAACAGATCATCAGTGCTATAGCTAGCATCTTTGGAAAGATAAAACTTGCTGTAGCTATATCCTGCACTTGCATTACTTTGGTTCTTGATTTGATAGTTGAGTTGGATGGTACTACCAATTGTTGCAGTCGTTGGTGCAGAGACATTTTGAACTATTAAGTCTGGTTTTAGAGAAGAAAGTGCAGTAACTGAACCAACGCCTGTACCATAAATATCTCGGATGCCATTGATATCATCTTGGTAGAGGAAAGAAGTTCCTAAACCTGAATAAAGTCCTTTGTAATACGGATTCATTATTGCTTGAGTACTTGAATCATGCTCAAGACCTAACGCATGACCGATTTCATGTACTGCTACATATAGTAAGTCAGTACCACCAGATGGGTTTGTTTTCCAGGTTTCACTACTGTCAAAGTGGACATCGCCTGCTAAACCTGAATCAGTGGGATAATAGGCATGGGCTAAAACTCCACTGATACCATCAATATTGTGATAACCAAAACGCATTTGAGGAGTATTTCCTGCTGCATAATAGCTATCAGATGGAGTAGGGCCGCTATCAACAACTTCCTTAAAATTGATTGGGGCATATTTTGCCCAAAGCCCAAGAGCTTCTTCAATTGTTGCTTGAATTTGTTTAGAATTCAGATCATCTTTAAGAGTGCCATCTAAAAGATTACTATAGCTGTAAGTAATACTAATTGCTGAACCCTTGCCTCCTGGTTGTGACCATTTATAACCACTGCTGACTGATCCGACTGTAGGCTCATGAGCTTCATAACCAGGAGCATAAATGCTATCAGGAGCATAGCTACTATGGTTTATATTTAATCCATAGCTATTTTGATTTATATTTAATCCATAGGCATTATCGGTACTAGATAAACTGATATTTGAATTATTTCCGAGAAGACTATTTGTATTGACGAGATTATTTTCGCTAAACAACATAGATTAATCCATTCAAAGTTAACTATTTTGGCAAAACGAATCTGATAGCCTTTGCAATTTCAAAGGTTGAAAGATAAATATTTCAGAACTTATACAAATGTCATAGATTTTTGTTGGGGCTGTCACGAGTCAAGAGTCAAGAGTCAAGAAAACCTTGATTTTGACCCCAAGTCATTTATCCTATTGACTGTTGACTGTTGAAAACCTTCACTCTTGTTTGTATCAGTTGTGTAAGCCCTAATATTTATTACTAGCAAAAATTGAAATGTAAATACTGGTTATATATTACACTAACTTAAGCAGCATATTTCTTAAAGTTTGTAATAATTTTTACTATATTTTTGCTTAATACGTAAATAGCACTGAGTTTTTAAAAATATAAAATAGGATAAATATTATACATTTACCAATATCAAGACTGATATCATTACCGAAAAATTACTTATAAGATGTTTGCAGTAAGGGTAACTGACATCTTGCACCAGTTGTTTTATTGCAATTACAGTGCGGTGGGCAATGCTGAAACTTTGCTTAAACCCTGATTATTACTTGTCGCATTGCCCACCCTACAATTATTGAGAATGATGCAAGTTAAGAGGTAACGAAGTTAAGCGATCGCCTGCTTTGTGTGTCAGTATGTGGTTTTGTACTTAGACAACAAACAAATTTTCATGAGTCACAATATTTAAGTAAGCCTATATTTAAGTTTTAGAAATGTCCGCTAAACATACAAAGAATAAAAGTGCGATCGCATCTTGTGACTGGCCGATTCAGCAATTACCCGGATTGAGTCACCAAGAACAATCCCAACTTCAAAATTGTGGTATTTCAACCACAAGAGTGCTATTCAAACAAGCAAATAGCCCAGCTGCTAAGCTGGCGTTAGCTAATAAATTACAAGTTCATCTGCAATACGTAAACAAATGGGTAGCTTTGGCTGATTTGGCGCGTATTCCCAGTGTAGGTACACAATATTGTGGTTTATTACTCCATGCGGGTATCGGTTCTGTGGCGCAGTTAGCTGAGGTTCCGACTCACAGATTGCATCAGCAAATTATGCGCTTGCAAGTAGCGACAATGCAGCGACGAGATTTGTGTCCGGCGATTGAACTAGTGCAACAGTGGAGTCAACAAGCAAAGATAGTGTTGACGGTTGACTGATGACTGTTGACTGTTGACTTTTGACTGATTATTCTTTGACTAGGACGCCATTGAGGAAAATATCAGCAAGTCCTTCTGCCATGTGTTGCATTTCTTGGGGGGAAGCGTCGGGTTCCATGAGGGTGTTGTTAGAAAAACCTGCGATCGCAAACATTCCTAAGAAAACTTTTGCCACCAGTTTGGCATCTGTTTGGCGATAAATGCCTTTATCCATCGCAGTTTGAAAGAATGCTTCAGCAACATCGGTCATTTTGTTAATGACTTCTATTTGAATGCGATCGCGTAAGTCTGGGTGAAATTGCACCTCCATAAAACAAACTCGCATCAAATCGACATTTTTGTGAAAATTCCACATCCGGCGACGCATCACTTGAGCTACAGCTTTATAGCTGCCCATTTCACTCAATTCTGTCAGTAAATCTGTGAGAATTTCTACCCAGCCGCTGGTTGCTACTTCAATCAAAATCGCCTTTTTATTGGGAAAATGCCGAAACAGGGTACCCTCAGCCACACCTGCTGCTTGTGCTAAGTCGCGGGTGGTAGTGCCATCAAATCCCTGAGAGGCAAATAACTTTTGTGCCGCTTGTAAAATGCGGGTACGCGTTTGAGCCTCTGAGGGTGGGGGAGAATTAAAAACTCGCATAACAGTTATTGTAAAATCTGCGGAACACGACTTGTAGCATTATTGTCTAACGGTAAGTAAAAAAGCACCGAAAGCTTAATACAAGATTAAGACCTTGTTTGCCAAGCCGTGTATTTCTCAGGTAGTCTAACTTTACTTCAATTGTCGCTTATGAATCAGCCCACCCGTCTAATTTTGCATTGCTCAACTAGAGTTTACATTTCATGGCGTCGGCTATTTGTGACTTTTTTGGCGCTGACAATACTCTGCTGGGGAATAAATCCAGAGATTACCTTAGCACAAACTCAAACTGCACCTCCTCCCCAAAGAGTGCTACAACCAAGCTTAACCCAAACTCCACCAGCAGCAAGTTCGATTCAACCCTATCTAGATCGGGTGATTAAGCAGTTGAGTGAGTTTCGCCTCGACAATGGCATGAAGTTCTTTGTTTTAGAACGGCATCAAGCACCAGTAGTTTCTTTTGTGACCTATGCCGATGTAGGTGGTGTAGATGAGCCAGATGGCAAAACAGGTATAGCACACTTTCTAGAGCATTTAGCCTTCAAAGGTACGACACGCATCGGTACAAAAGACTACAAAGCCGAAAAACCTTTACTAGACCGATTGGAGCAGTTGGATACGCAAATTCAAGCAGCCAAAGCCAGCGGCAAAAAAGATGAAGTTGCCCGCTTACAAACTGAATTTAAGCAGGTAGAAGCGCAAGCAGCTAAGTTAGTCAAGCAAAATGAAATGGGGCAAATTGTCGAACAAGCAGGAGGTGTAGGTTTAAATGCCACTACTTCTTCAGAAGCCACTCGTTATTTTTATAGCTTTCCTGCTAACAAGCTAGAACTTTGGATGTCGCTAGAGTCAGATCGATTTCTTAACCCTGTGTTTCGTGAATTTTACAAAGAAAAAGATGTGATTTTGGAAGAGCGACGTATGCGGGTGGAAAATTCACCCATCGGCCTAATGCTGGAGAAGTTTATCGATACTGCTTACAAGGTTCATCCTTACAGGCGTCCGATAATTGGTTATGACCAAGATATCCGTAATCTGACACCAAAAGATGTACAAAAGTTTTTTGACAGTTATTATGTACCGAGTAATTTAGCGATCGCTATTGTTGGTGATGTCAATCCGGCTGAAGTCAAAAAACTGGCACAAACTTATTTTGGACGTTTTCGGGCGAAAACAAAAGCTGTTGGGCAATTGCCGGTGGAACCGCCGCAAACACAAACCAGGGAAGTGACTCTAGAACTACCTTCTCAACCTTGGTATTTGGAAGGTTATCATCGTCCAGCAATCACTCATCCTGATAATGCAGTTTATGAAATCATTGGCAGTTTATTAAGTGATGGTCGCACATCACGGTTATACAAGTCTTTGGTTGAACAACAGCGCTTGGCAATCAATGCTCAAGGTTTCAGTGGATTTCCAGGGGATAAATACCCAAACTTGATGCTGTTCTATGCTCTCACGGCTCCAGGACATACAGTCGATGAGTTGGGGGTGGCTTTGCGAAAGGAAATTGATTCTTTGAAAAATCAGCCTGTGGGAGCAAATGAATTACAACGGGTAAAAACCCAAGCCAGGGCGAGTTTGTTACGCATTCTCGATTCCAATATGGGAATGGCTCAACAATTGTTGGAATATGAGGTAAAAACTGGCTCTTGGCGGAATTTGTTTAAGCAGTTGGACGAAATTGCAGCGGTGACTCCTGCTGATGTTCAGCGGGTGGCGAAGGCGACTTTTACGCCGGAAAATCGCACCATTGGTAAGCTGTTGTCGAAACAGGGATGATACTGAGTTGCACTCAAAGGTAGTGGCGAGATCAGGGGGATGAGGGGGATGAGGGAGATGAGGGGGATGAGGGGGATGAGGGGGATGAGGGAGATGTTACTTCCCTATGATGCTATTTTTGAACGCAACTTAGGATGAGAAACGAACCGCAGAGGACGCAGAGGAAAAAAGATATGCAGAGGTACAAGGTGAAGGGTAAAAGGCAAAATGGTAAGAGGTTTGTTTATGCTTTGGTAGTTGTTTTTGCCTTTTTAGTTTCCAGTTTTAATTTTTCTCTAGCGGCGACGGCGCAGGCTAAGGAATATACAGAGTTGCAGTTTGCACCGCTACCGGAGATTAAGTTACCTAAGTATGAGCGGTTTGTGCTGCAAAATGGCTTAGTTGTGTATTTGATGGAGGATCATGAACTGCCATTGGTGAGTGGTATGGCGTTGGTGCGGACTGGAAGTCGTTGGGAACCAGCCCAGAAGGTAGGGGTGGCTGGTTTTACAGGTTCGGTGATGCGGACTGGCGGCACCAAGAAGCATTCGCCTGATCAACTCAATGAAATATTGGAACAACGGGCTGCTGCTGTGGAAACTAGTATTAGTGAAGCTGTGGGTAATGCTAGTTTTGAGGCACTCAGTGAAGATTTAGAAACGGTGTTTGGGCTGTTTACTGAGGTGCTACGAGAACCAGTGTTTGCTCCTGAAAAGCTAGATTTAGCTAAGACACAGGCTAGAGGTGGTATTGCCCGTCGCAATGATGATCCAGATGATATTGCCGGTCGAGAATTCCGCAAATTAATTTATGGTCAAGATAGCCCCTATGCTCGCACCATTGAGTATGCGACAATTGAGCAAATTGGGCGCGAGGATTTGCTGAAGTTTTACCAGCAGTATTTTCACCCTAATAATATGATATTGGGGATTGTGGGCGATTTTGACTCGAAAAAAATGCGATCGCTCATTCAAGCGAAGTTGGGCGATTGGCAGCGTAACCCCAAAATTACTAAACCCCAGTTACCACAGGTTTCGCCAGCCAATGCAGGTGGCGTGTTTGTGGTGAATCAGCCGCAGCTGACGCAGAGTAGTGTTCTCATTGGACATTTAGGCGGACGCTTCGACAATCCAGATTATGCAGCATTGGATGTGTTGAATAGGGTGTTCAATGGGTTTGGTGGACGCTTATTTAATGAAGTGCGATCGCGTCAAGGTTTAGCTTACTCTGTATATGGTCTATGGAGTCCCCGCTTCGACTACCCTGGCATATTCATTGCTGGCGGGCAAACCCGCTCTGATGCTACAGTACAGTTTGTCAAAGCTTTACAAGCTGAAATTAAGCGTGTCCAAAATCAAACACTCACCGCCAAAGAATTAGCTTTTGCTAAGGAATCTACACTCAACTCCTTTGTATTCAACTTTCAAGACCCCAGCCAAACCTTATCACGGCTGATGCGATACGAATATTACGGCTATCCGGCTGATTTTTTATTTCGCTATCAAAAAGCTGTAGTAGCAACAACAGTGGCTGATATCCAACGGGTAGCAAAGCAATACCTCAAGCCAGAAAACATTGTGACATTGGTAGTGGGCAATCAAACTGCTATTCAACCGCCCTTAACACAGCTAGCGGCTAAGGTAACGCCTATAGACGTGACAATTCCCTCGCCACCGCAGGCTCAGAATTAGGGAGTATAGCAAAGTGCGATCGTAGAAACCCTGTTGCTTCATTGTTATGAACAATTAACACTGTCCTAATACCAAGCATGAAAAATGATTGTTATATCAAGTTCGGCTAATTACTTACGATATAGTCGGTTTGCTTGGTAATAGGTAATGGGTAATGGGTAATGGGTAATAGGTAATACTCAAAACCAATTACCAATTACCAATTACCAATTCCCAATTACCGACCTCCACAGATATCATAAGTGTTTAAACGGACATGATATTAGGGATACAAATTCTTTCCCCCCTGCTCCTCTGTTACCCCTAATCCCCAACGCCACTGCGGTCGTGGGGCCCGGAGTTCCTCTGCTCCCTATTTGTATCAACATTTTTATGAAACGGCATAAGTCCTAATATGGGAACAACACCAAAACCAAAAACTTAATTAATAGAAAATCATAAGTTTACCAGACACAAGTCCTACATTTTTGTCTATAAAGTTAGTCTCAAAACATTGACTTTATCAGATGATAAAGCAAAATGATATAAGACAATGATTGTGCATTTGAAGCGTCAAATTATCCTAGATCTGTTACTTAATATCATTGTATTTATGGAGGTGAGTAAATGGTGAGGATAAAAATTTCTGATTTGCATTCTAATGTAGATAAACCGCTTCTCAATGAAATAACCCAAGGAGAAATAAAAGCGGTGGAAGGTGGTGTGGTACAAAGACCATACCCTAATGCATTTTACCCAGATGATACACCTAATACAGACAATACATCCAGCAACAATACATCAATATCAAGTACCCTACAACAAGTGAATGGTCTTCTTGATAACCTGAGGTTGGAACTGGATAAAATATTTGGTAGGTTGTAGTAAGGATAAATGTATCAGTGAGCAGACATTCTTGACTGAAGTTTTCTGCTTATTATCGTGCGTTTTGATTTCAATTGAAATTGAAATCAAAACGCACGATTTTTTATGCAAATTCTTAAATTATAAAACTTTTCTACTAATTCCTAATTAAAACAGACGCAAATAACCGCGATTTGAATCGTTCGCTACTTTAGTGGAATGTGAGTTGGACAGACTTTGAAGAATTCTTCTGGTAAAGTTCTCTCCGCAAGGAGGAGACACCTAAAAACCTTATTCTTTCGTACCAAGTTGTAGATTTTTTGCCCCTTTCCTTCTAGGGAACTCCTCAGTTATGCTAACTCAGCACTTGCAAGACAGATATGAGCGCCCGACAACACAGAAGTCAAAAATATTAAACTTCCTGGCTACGAATCAAAATAAAAATAATATGAAAGCTAGACAGAACTCATTCATAAATGTCTTTTAAAACAGCTTCATGGCATTGACTTTTACCAATTTGATAAATAAAAATTGCAATAGCAGTTAAGCAAAACGTAGCTTAATCGCTAGCCAAACCAAGTTAATTGGAAGCAAAATTTTTAGGAGAAAATCATGGCAAATATCACTCTTTCTGAACTACATATTGCTGGCTCTGAATTGTTCCAAGATTCTGAAAGCTTTCTCAATGAACTGAACAATGTAGACTCGATTTCTGGTGGTTACTACGGTGGTCACGTCAGTGATGCTTCAACATTAACCAAGCTAGCTGAGGCATTTGTCAACGTATATGGCATTGGTCACATTGGCTATTTAGCTAAGTCATTCAGCCACAGCAACAGTACAGGCTACGGTTACTAATAATAGCTGAAGAGTTAACTAATCAGCTAGATGGCTCTTTTGGGATTCCAGCAAAAATAATTTATGTATTTCACATGAATTATTTTGATAACAAACAATCCCAAAGAGCCAGATTCAGCAAAACACAGGCTAATTAACCCTAGATTTCATTTAATTGAAAGCAAGTTGTTTTGGAGAAAATCATGGCAAATATCACTCTTTCTGAACTACATATTGCTGGTTCTGAATTGTTCCAAGATTCTGAAAGCTTTCTCAACGAACTGAACAATGTAGACTCGATTTCTGGTGGTTACTACGGTGGTCACGTCAGTGATGCTTCAACATTAACCAAGCTGGCTGAGGCATTTGTCAACGTATATGGCATTGGTCACATTGGCTATTTAGCTAAGTCATTCAGCCACAGCGACAGTACATTCGGCTACTAATAGCTGAAGAGTTAACTAATCAGCTAGATGGCTCTTTTAGGATTCCAGCAAAAATAATTCATATGTTTCACATGAATTATTTTGACGACAAACAATCCCAAAGAGCCAGATTCAGCAAAATA
Above is a window of Nostoc sp. UHCC 0702 DNA encoding:
- a CDS encoding matrixin family metalloprotease gives rise to the protein MLFSENNLVNTNSLLGNNSNISLSSTDNAYGLNINQNSYGLNINHSSYAPDSIYAPGYEAHEPTVGSVSSGYKWSQPGGKGSAISITYSYSNLLDGTLKDDLNSKQIQATIEEALGLWAKYAPINFKEVVDSGPTPSDSYYAAGNTPQMRFGYHNIDGISGVLAHAYYPTDSGLAGDVHFDSSETWKTNPSGGTDLLYVAVHEIGHALGLEHDSSTQAIMNPYYKGLYSGLGTSFLYQDDINGIRDIYGTGVGSVTALSSLKPDLIVQNVSAPTTATIGSTIQLNYQIKNQSNASAGYSYSKFYLSKDASYSTDDLFLNYDYVTSLAAGGVSSESVTVTIANSTIAGNYYLLHQADGYAYVAESNEINNIFASAISLTTPAPDLILQNVSAPTTATVGSTIQINYQIKNQGNVSAGSSYSKFYLSKDATYSSDDLFLNYDYVTSLAAGAVSSESVTVSIAKTTAAGNYYLLHQADGYAYVAESNEINNIFASAISLTTPAPDLILQNVSAPSSATVGSTIQINYQIKNQGNVSAGSSYSKFYLSKDATYSSDDLFLNYDYVTSLAAGAVSSESVTVSIAKTTAAGNYYLLHQADGYAYVAESNEINNIFASAISLTTPAPDLILQNVSAPSSATVGSTIQINYQIKNQGNVSAGSSYSKFYLSKDATYSSDDLFLNYDYVTSLAAGAVSSESVTVSIAKTTAAGNYYLLHQADGYAYVAESNEINNIFTTAITVQGINNDWYSQNLKDAGLINLTRSLALDGNLSRNDMISLFRDSEDSSVIDATELVDLRTIVSNASRFTMLDYVRVLSDNVVNGNTANQWWTGGSATQTTLGNLYASSSAAQMEKLIGKWFLGSDRPTASNSTTYQTISGSLFQNGVSADDIKQGTLGDCYYLATLSSIAQEKPNYIQNMFIDNGDNTFTVRFFNNGVANYVTVDRYLPTDAYGRLIYASYGSSYNNSTNELWVALAEKAYAQLAESGWSRPGYTKNAYSSIDGGWMDYVTRQVTGLDATKQQVTSMTKTQLIDLVNSNKVLTAGFINGANYGVVDRHAYSVTSYDAATGKFKIRNPWGYQHAELTWEQLLNLKTYFAWSNT
- a CDS encoding DUF4332 domain-containing protein gives rise to the protein MSAKHTKNKSAIASCDWPIQQLPGLSHQEQSQLQNCGISTTRVLFKQANSPAAKLALANKLQVHLQYVNKWVALADLARIPSVGTQYCGLLLHAGIGSVAQLAEVPTHRLHQQIMRLQVATMQRRDLCPAIELVQQWSQQAKIVLTVD
- a CDS encoding TetR/AcrR family transcriptional regulator; the encoded protein is MRVFNSPPPSEAQTRTRILQAAQKLFASQGFDGTTTRDLAQAAGVAEGTLFRHFPNKKAILIEVATSGWVEILTDLLTELSEMGSYKAVAQVMRRRMWNFHKNVDLMRVCFMEVQFHPDLRDRIQIEVINKMTDVAEAFFQTAMDKGIYRQTDAKLVAKVFLGMFAIAGFSNNTLMEPDASPQEMQHMAEGLADIFLNGVLVKE
- a CDS encoding insulinase family protein — protein: MNQPTRLILHCSTRVYISWRRLFVTFLALTILCWGINPEITLAQTQTAPPPQRVLQPSLTQTPPAASSIQPYLDRVIKQLSEFRLDNGMKFFVLERHQAPVVSFVTYADVGGVDEPDGKTGIAHFLEHLAFKGTTRIGTKDYKAEKPLLDRLEQLDTQIQAAKASGKKDEVARLQTEFKQVEAQAAKLVKQNEMGQIVEQAGGVGLNATTSSEATRYFYSFPANKLELWMSLESDRFLNPVFREFYKEKDVILEERRMRVENSPIGLMLEKFIDTAYKVHPYRRPIIGYDQDIRNLTPKDVQKFFDSYYVPSNLAIAIVGDVNPAEVKKLAQTYFGRFRAKTKAVGQLPVEPPQTQTREVTLELPSQPWYLEGYHRPAITHPDNAVYEIIGSLLSDGRTSRLYKSLVEQQRLAINAQGFSGFPGDKYPNLMLFYALTAPGHTVDELGVALRKEIDSLKNQPVGANELQRVKTQARASLLRILDSNMGMAQQLLEYEVKTGSWRNLFKQLDEIAAVTPADVQRVAKATFTPENRTIGKLLSKQG
- a CDS encoding insulinase family protein, whose protein sequence is MQRYKVKGKRQNGKRFVYALVVVFAFLVSSFNFSLAATAQAKEYTELQFAPLPEIKLPKYERFVLQNGLVVYLMEDHELPLVSGMALVRTGSRWEPAQKVGVAGFTGSVMRTGGTKKHSPDQLNEILEQRAAAVETSISEAVGNASFEALSEDLETVFGLFTEVLREPVFAPEKLDLAKTQARGGIARRNDDPDDIAGREFRKLIYGQDSPYARTIEYATIEQIGREDLLKFYQQYFHPNNMILGIVGDFDSKKMRSLIQAKLGDWQRNPKITKPQLPQVSPANAGGVFVVNQPQLTQSSVLIGHLGGRFDNPDYAALDVLNRVFNGFGGRLFNEVRSRQGLAYSVYGLWSPRFDYPGIFIAGGQTRSDATVQFVKALQAEIKRVQNQTLTAKELAFAKESTLNSFVFNFQDPSQTLSRLMRYEYYGYPADFLFRYQKAVVATTVADIQRVAKQYLKPENIVTLVVGNQTAIQPPLTQLAAKVTPIDVTIPSPPQAQN